The proteins below are encoded in one region of Brachionichthys hirsutus isolate HB-005 unplaced genomic scaffold, CSIRO-AGI_Bhir_v1 contig_1220, whole genome shotgun sequence:
- the LOC137917282 gene encoding coagulation factor XIII A chain-like has protein sequence MSRPAGWSTRGRFISPVPTTNLVNDDKFPEFEPFEEEATPRGWGPVGDPLLVKEVDMCQKTNKLDHLTGDYDVDNLVVRRGRAFSLKVSFNRPPTPEDDFQLEFTIGARPSASKRTLEVVTFGSRRGGSWSGKILETRGQTLMLEVKTLPDAVVGKLHTYVSIVMPNGMQRTKRNPASDLYLLFNAWCEDDTVFLPEEDERKEFVLNDAGMIFCGTDENVLKRNWMYGQFERGVLDACIHILDSSLMPISDRGSIIKVIRKGSAMMNSQDDDGVLVGNWSDDFSLGTPPTAWTGSVRILLQYANTGVPVCFAQCWVFAGVFNTFLRCLGIPARVVTNFHSAHDNTGNLKTDLIFKPNGTLDRLRTKDSIWNYHCWNEVCIRRPDLPMGFGGWQVVDATPQENSGGYFRCGPASVAAIKTGLIYHPFDCGFVFAEVNSDIVYHIRDKYGTLSAYKVDSTYVGRSIWTKAIGSTDPMDITQNYKNPEGSDADSQAMAQAEELDCARDHSILADARLLVTVSAEQALVGHDVYVVVDFQNQADFSRTIDAHLSGTVVFYTGVSVNQFKDQDFTVSVPPYQTERVPLTITADEYLPHLGSQVSMQLVVTGHTDGQSVSAIKVVELLCPELTLTVSGWPKVRQTMFVTVSFTNPLSFPLRDVTLAIEGPGLMSHTTRFYSLVASQATIEWKQPFVPRLTGNRCLAALMDSPALKQVSGYACVNISP, from the exons ATGTCTCGTCCTGCCGGCtggtccaccagggggcgcttcATCTCGCCG GTGCCGACCACCAACCTTGTGAATGATGACAAGTTTCCAGAGTTTGAACCCTTTGAAGAGGAGGCCACGCCCAGAGGGTGGGGCCCTGTTGGGG ATCCTCTTCTGGTGAAGGAAGTGGACATGTGCCAGAAGACCAACAAGTTGGACCACCTAACCGGGGACTACGACGTGGACAACCTGGTGGTCCGCCGGGGGAGGGCCTTCAGCCTGAAGGTCAGCTTTAACCGCCCGCCCACACCTGAGGACGACTTCCAGCTGGAGTTCACCATCG gtGCGAGGCCTTCAGCCAGTAAGCGGACCCTGGAGGTGGTGACCTTCGGCTCCCGTCGCGGCGGTTCTTGGTCGGGGAAGATTCTGGAGACACGAGGGCAGACCCTGATGCTGGAGGTCAAGACGTTGCCCGACGCCGTCGTGGGGAAGCTTCACACCTACGTGTCCATCGTGATGCCCAATGGGATGCAGCGAACCAAGAGGAACCCCGCCTCCGACCTGTACCTGCTGTTCAACGCCTGGTGTGAAG ACGACACCGTCTTCCTCCCTGAGGAGGACGAGCGGAAGGAGTTCGTCCTCAACGACGCCGGCATGATCTTCTGTGGTACAGACGAAAACGTGTTAAAACGGAACTGGATGTATggacag TTTGAACGCGGCGTCTTGGACGCCTGCATTCACATCCTGGACTCGTCTCTGATGCCGATCAGCGACAGAGGCAGCATCATCAAAGTGATCAGGAAAGGATCAGCGATG atgaacTCTCAGGACGATGACGGGGTGTTGGTTGGAAACTGGAGCGATGATTTCTCTCTGGGCACCCCTCCCACGGCCTGGACCGGCAGCGTCAGGATCCTGCTGCAGTACGCTAACACTGGAGTTCCCGTCTGTTTCGCCCAGTGCTGGGTGTTCGCCGGGGTCTTTAACACCT TCCTCCGTTGCCTCGGCATCCCGGCGAGAGTCGTCACCAACTTCCATTCGGCTCACGACAACACGGGCAACCTGAAGACCGACCTCATCTTCAAGCCGAACGGCACGCTGGACCGGCTCCGCACCAAGGACTCCATCTG GAACTACCACTGCTGGAACGAGGTCTGCATCAGACGCCCTGACCTGCCGATGGGCTTTGGAGGATGGCAGGTGGTCGACGCCACGCCCCAGGAGAACAGTGGCG GATACTTCCGCTGCGGTCCTGCTTCCGTCGCCGCCATCAAGACGGGTCTCATCTACCACCCGTTCGACTGTGGATTCGTCTTTGCTGAG GTGAACAGTGACATCGTCTACCACATTCGGGATAAGTACGGAACGCTGTCCGCCTACAAGGTGGACTCCACCTATGTGGGACGGAGCATTTGGACCAAAGCCATCGGCAGCACGGATCCGATGGACATCACCCAGAACTACAAGAACCCTGAAG GCAGCGACGCTGACAGCCAGGCCATGGCCCAGGCAGAGGAGCTGGACTGTGCGAGGGATCACAGCATTCTGGCCGACGCCCGGCTGCTCGTCACCGTCAGCGCCGAGCAG GCTCTTGTGGGTCACGATGTCTACGTGGTCGTGGACTTCCAGAACCAGGCGGACTTCAGCAGGACCATCGACGCTCACCTGTCCGGCACTGTCGTCTTCTACACCGGCGTCTCAGTCAATCAGTTCAAGGACCAGGACTTCACCGTCAGCGTGCCGCCCTATCAGA CGGAGCGAGTCCCACTCACCATCACGGCTGACGAGTACCTGCCTCACCTGGGCTCCCAGGTGTCCATGCAGCTCGTGGTGACCGGACACACCGACGGCCAATCGGTGAGCGCCATCAAGGTGGTGGAGCTGCTGTGTCCTGAGCTCACCTTGACG GTGAGCGGCTGGCCGAAGGTGAGGCAGACGATGTTCGTGACGGTGTCCTTCACCAACCCGTTGTCCTTCCCTCTGCGTGACGTCACCCTCGCCATAGAGGGGCCGGGACTCATGAGCCACACGACGCGCTTCTACAG cctcGTAGCGTCCCAGGCTACGATCGAGTGGAAGCAGCCCTTCGTCCCTCGGCTGACGGGGAACCGCTGCCTGGCGGCGCTGATGGACTCCCCCGCCCTCAAACAG GTGTCCGGATATGCTTGCGTCAACATTTCCCCCTGA